One genomic segment of Sander lucioperca isolate FBNREF2018 chromosome 10, SLUC_FBN_1.2, whole genome shotgun sequence includes these proteins:
- the LOC116036024 gene encoding fucolectin-5-like isoform X1: MATMFLSISTRTMKRSSVLLLLFLLGTCSAYTYQNVALRGKATQSNRFADMYGFAHNAIDGNRESDYSAGSCTHTVEQTNPWWRVDLLESYIVTSIIITNRGDAFPERLNGAEIHIGNSLQDNGAANPVAGVIHHIPAGRSLKITVTSLVKGRYVTVVVPGLKRVLTLCEVEVYGYRAPTGENLAVQGKASQSSLYSNGIAYNAIDGNRDGIWSQGSCTHTKNDFNPWWRLDLGKTHRVFSVNITNTVDSIPQRLNGAEIRIGDSLDNKGNNNPRCAVISSISPGFTETFQCNGMDGRYVNIVIPGRSEYLTLCEVEVYGSRLD; the protein is encoded by the exons AAAATGTGGCCTTGCGTGGGAAAGCGACCCAGTCAAACCGTTTTGCAGACATGTATGGTTTTGCCCACAATGCTATTGATGGAAATCGTGAATCTGACTACAGCGCCGGATCATGCACCCACACTGTTGAACAGACCAACCCCTGGTGGAGAGTGGACCTGCTGGAGTCCTACATCGTCAcctccatcatcatcaccaacaGAGGAGACGCCTTTCCAGAAAGGCTCAATGGGGCAGAGATTCACATCGGCAACTCTTTACAAGATAATGGTGCTGCAAACCCAGT ggCTGGTGTAATTCATCATATCCCAGCAGGCAGGTCTTTAAAAATTACTGTTACCAGTCTTGTGAAGGGACGATATGTGACTGTGGTTGTACCTGGTTTAAAAAGAGTTCTTACACTCTGCGAAGTGGAAGTCTACGGGTACCGGGCCCCAACTG GAGAGAACCTGGCAGTCCAAGGTAAAGCCTCACAGTCATCATTGTATTCTAACGGCATTGCATATAATGCTATAGATGGGAATCGTGACGGCATCTGGAGCCAGGGTTCTTGTACTCACACAAAAAACGACTTTAATCCCTGGTGGCGACTGGACCTGGGCAAAACCCACAGAGTGTTTTCTGTTAACATAACCAACACTGTAGATTCTATCCCACAACGACTCAATGGAGCTGAGATTCGAATTGGAGATTCTCTTGATAACAAAGGAAACAACAATCCTAG GTGTGCTGTGATCTCAAGCATCTCTCCAGGTTTCACTGAAACCTTCCAGTGTAACGGGATGGACGGTCGCTACGTTAACATCGTTATTCCTGGAAGAAGCGAGTACCTGACCCTGTGTGAGGTGGAGGTGTACGGCTCCAGACTGGATTAG
- the LOC116036024 gene encoding fucolectin-1-like isoform X2, with amino-acid sequence MKRSSVLLLLFLLGTCSAYTYQNVALRGKATQSNRFADMYGFAHNAIDGNRESDYSAGSCTHTVEQTNPWWRVDLLESYIVTSIIITNRGDAFPERLNGAEIHIGNSLQDNGAANPVAGVIHHIPAGRSLKITVTSLVKGRYVTVVVPGLKRVLTLCEVEVYGYRAPTGENLAVQGKASQSSLYSNGIAYNAIDGNRDGIWSQGSCTHTKNDFNPWWRLDLGKTHRVFSVNITNTVDSIPQRLNGAEIRIGDSLDNKGNNNPRCAVISSISPGFTETFQCNGMDGRYVNIVIPGRSEYLTLCEVEVYGSRLD; translated from the exons AAAATGTGGCCTTGCGTGGGAAAGCGACCCAGTCAAACCGTTTTGCAGACATGTATGGTTTTGCCCACAATGCTATTGATGGAAATCGTGAATCTGACTACAGCGCCGGATCATGCACCCACACTGTTGAACAGACCAACCCCTGGTGGAGAGTGGACCTGCTGGAGTCCTACATCGTCAcctccatcatcatcaccaacaGAGGAGACGCCTTTCCAGAAAGGCTCAATGGGGCAGAGATTCACATCGGCAACTCTTTACAAGATAATGGTGCTGCAAACCCAGT ggCTGGTGTAATTCATCATATCCCAGCAGGCAGGTCTTTAAAAATTACTGTTACCAGTCTTGTGAAGGGACGATATGTGACTGTGGTTGTACCTGGTTTAAAAAGAGTTCTTACACTCTGCGAAGTGGAAGTCTACGGGTACCGGGCCCCAACTG GAGAGAACCTGGCAGTCCAAGGTAAAGCCTCACAGTCATCATTGTATTCTAACGGCATTGCATATAATGCTATAGATGGGAATCGTGACGGCATCTGGAGCCAGGGTTCTTGTACTCACACAAAAAACGACTTTAATCCCTGGTGGCGACTGGACCTGGGCAAAACCCACAGAGTGTTTTCTGTTAACATAACCAACACTGTAGATTCTATCCCACAACGACTCAATGGAGCTGAGATTCGAATTGGAGATTCTCTTGATAACAAAGGAAACAACAATCCTAG GTGTGCTGTGATCTCAAGCATCTCTCCAGGTTTCACTGAAACCTTCCAGTGTAACGGGATGGACGGTCGCTACGTTAACATCGTTATTCCTGGAAGAAGCGAGTACCTGACCCTGTGTGAGGTGGAGGTGTACGGCTCCAGACTGGATTAG